In the Centroberyx gerrardi isolate f3 chromosome 9, fCenGer3.hap1.cur.20231027, whole genome shotgun sequence genome, one interval contains:
- the rxfp3.2b gene encoding relaxin family peptide receptor 3.2b yields MQLNESGVQTLAPELCEQQILQEDNAGNCSGGSTGNLSLHCWLQLLTKESILELQGDGSSIVVRVMIACVYSIVCALGLVGNSLALYLLHSRHRQKQSSINCFVMGLAVTDLQFVLTLPFWAVDTAMDFRWPFGRVMCKIISSVTTMNMYASVFFLTAMSVARYYSISSALKMHSRRVAATRAKWTSLGIWAVSLLATLPHAIYSTSAQVSDEELCLVRFPDSGSWDPQLLLGLYQLQKVLLGFLIPLVIITVCYLLLLRFVLSRRITGAACPETEQGRHKRCSKVTKSVIIVVLSFFLCWLPNQALTLWGVLIKFDLVHFSNAFYNAQAYVFPLTVCLAHTNSCLNPVLYCLIRQEFRAGLKELLLHATPSFRSLTHLLPRKAKVAEAPPVTVLVQMDV; encoded by the coding sequence ATGCAGCTGAATGAGAGTGGAGTTCAAACCCTGGCTCCAGAGCTATGTGAGCAGCAGATACTGCAAGAGGACAACGCTGGAAACTGTAGCGGAGGTTCCACCGGCAACCTGTCACTGCACTGCTGGCTGCAACTCCTCACCAAGGAATCGATCCTGGAATTGCAGGGAGACGGCTCCAGCATAGTGGTGCGGGTGATGATTGCATGTGTCTACTCCATAGTCTGTGCACTAGGACTGGTAGGCAACTCACTGGCTCTGTACCTGCTACACTCACGCCACAGGCAGAAGCAATCGTCCATCAACTGCTTTGTGATGGGATTGGCTGTCACCGACTTGCAGTTTGTTCTGACTCTGCCGTTCTGGGCGGTGGACACAGCGATGGACTTCCGCTGGCCGTTTGGCCGTGTGATGTGTAAGATCATAAGCTCCGTCACCACCATGAACATGTACGCCAGCGTCTTCTTCCTCACGGCTATGAGCGTGGCACGCTACTACTCCATCTCCTCTGCGCTGAAGATGCACAGCCGGCGGGTAGCAGCCACCAGGGCCAAGTGGACCAGCCTGGGCATCTGGGCCGTGTCTCTGTTGGCCACATTGCCCCACGCCATCTACTCCACTAGCGCCCAGGTGTCAGACGAAGAGCTGTGCCTGGTGCGCTTCCCAGACTCGGGCAGCTGGGATCCTCAGCTTCTTCTGGGGCTGTACCAGCTGCAAAAGGTTCTGCTGGGCTTCCTTATTCCTCTGGTAATTATCACTGTCTGCTACCTGTTGTTGCTGCGCTTCGTCCTCAGCCGACGCATCACCGGGGCCGCCTGTCCGGAGACCGAGCAAGGCCGGCACAAGCGCTGTTCCAAAGTCACCAAGTCCGTCATCATTGTGGTTCTGTCATTCTTTCTGTGCTGGCTTCCCAATCAGGCGCTGACGCTGTGGGGAGTGCTCATTAAATTTGACCTTGTGCATTTCAGCAATGCATTCTACAATGCGCAGGCCTATGTCTTCCCCCTGACCGTATGTTTGGCACACACCAATAGCTGCCTCAACCCCGTGCTCTACTGTTTGATCCGCCAGGAGTTTCGGGCAGGTCTCAAGGAGCTCCTGCTCCACGCCACGCCGTCCTTCAGGAGCTtgactcacctgctgcctcgCAAGGCCAAAGTGGCTGAGGCCCCGCCTGTCACGGTGTTGGTCCAAATGGATGTTTGA